The Triticum aestivum cultivar Chinese Spring chromosome 4B, IWGSC CS RefSeq v2.1, whole genome shotgun sequence sequence atttggtcgctttggctatgtagaaacgaTTTGGTTTTTAATGGAAAAAATGCTTCTCCTCTGCGGGTTATTTTCCGGTGTACGCACTCGCTACGTACGTGGTCTATTCTACAACGACCGGAGTACCAATcgttgttcaaggcggtgtgtacgcgattgaagcaggtggctatggaggttttttttaacatgggtggcagcataaccttcggatcgatccaccacctccttcgacataggcatagtgtcggtctataggactaCCGTTGCCGATTTGTCGGTTTTTATTTGATTAATTTTTGTCAGACTTTTGAATTTGGCTGTGTGgttcttagttatgcagaggccgggtgttactcataatgttttgtatccgcttgatgcttcattttgagataataaaattgCCCTTTATCGGAAAAAAAGTTGAACTTTATAAAGTTTTGATCGAAGTTTCACCAAGATTGTAGGAAAATTTACTAACATTCACGATATCAAATCAATATAATTAGGTGTATCAAGGAATTAATTTTCATATTACACATGTTTAGTGTCGGAGACGTTGAtatttttcaatataaatttggTCGAACATTATGAAGTTTGACTTGAGACGAATCTTATATACAGCAGAGTAAAAAGATACCAGTGGGAGTACGGCTGTTTCTTGGCGAGGTTTACTTTGTCACCTTTTGGGTACCCCAGCGATGGCCATGGCGTGACAATTGCCACAGATCTACTTTGTTTCCTCTACATGTCCTGTACGAGGGAAGCAAAACTTCTCTTCTGGCACACGCTGGAGGCCTAAGATTGCCTCTCCAGCTTATGATTGTATCAGACACAGGCGCATACAACATTACATAACGTTAAAATTCTTCGGACATAACAACGAACATCATCATGTCCCGGAGACGTCAGGCAAGGAAAGGAAATTGGAAGGAGATTCACCACCATATTTAAAACTGTGCTGCAAAAGCTACAAAACCTCGATGTTACAAACCGTCTCCAACCAGCCTTATTCTGTGAGTAAAACAGACGTGCACACTTTTTTGGACACTATAAAAGACACCACCTCCACGTCTAAATGACTCGGGTCACAATGTCTATCAAGTCAGGCACATCAGTCCGGAGCCTCAGATCGCCTCCCTGATGACAAGGTTGATGCCGAACGACGCCGTGCAGAGGATCAGCCCGATGATCGCCAAGAAGTTGAGCCCCCTGCAGAGTTCACCAAAGCAAAAAGAAAATCGACAAGATCAGAACCACTTCAATAAAAAGTCAGACTTGGACATGGACAACAAGGAAATGAAATTCTTTGATGACAATGCAAGTTCGGGCTCATCGACGCGTTATTCGGCATCATAGGCTACAAATTTGGTTCAGGTCAACCATTTTTCATACTCAATTCAGAGTTCACAACTTTGCCCCTCCCACTCATCGTTCATAAAACCGGGGTGGTTGACATAGGAGGCACAGAAGCTTaggtaggattttatttatttttgaccgTGAGAAGCTTAGGTAGGATTTTATTTACTTTTGACCGTGAGAAGCTTAGGTAGGATTGCAGCATCACATCCAATAACCAATGTCCTACTTTACGATGCAATGTGAATGAATCTCACCTACCAACCAAGGTCTTCCTTCACCTACAGCAATGGCCCATGTCAATTCAGAAAAAGATTTGCAGGCAAGCAGTAGTGGGGCGCTAGCTGTTAGCTGCTGGGGCCTCAGGCAAAATTGTGAATGAAGAATTGGAGACAAAAGGCATCTCTCTCTGTGCAGGAGGTTGAAGAAACGCTTCAAAGCTACGTACTTCAGGTCGTCGGTGAGAATCATCGAAGCCGCTCATTATGAGCACACCTTTGACATGACTTGGTTAGTGGAGCAGCACCAAGTTGAGCCCTGCTCTGCCCACTCACCGCATTAATGAGTTGAGTGTGGTTGACTAATACTACCATGTGAATGAAATCAACTGTAGCATGTATGATTCCCAGGACTGAGAATTTCCTAAGAAACTAGCAGTAAAACATGCTGGAAATCAAGGGGATCTCTCCCCAGGCATTTGATTTGGATGCCATTATCATCTGAATCATCTGCAGGGTTGCTCATCGCTGAGCAGAGAAAAAAGGGAAATCGTACCCAAGCTTGAGGCGGTTCTCCGGGACGCCGGTGGCGTAGCCCTTGAAGTAGAAGAACCTGGCGACGGTGTAGAGGAGCCCCAGCGCGGCGGCGACGACCGGGTGCTGCAGGCCACCGAGCAGCACCGTGACGAAGAAGAGCGGCATCATCTCCAGCGAGTTCTGGTGCCCCCTCTGCAATCCCCACAACACAAGCCCACAAGAATTCGTTCAGTCAACTCGCTCGAATAACAGAGACGAAATGAAATCAGCGGGGCGGAGAGGgaatctggcggcggcggcggcggacctgGACGCAGTTGAAGCGCTTGGCGTCCTTGTTCTCCGCCTCGGTGGCGTACATGGTGGGGTAGAACACCTTGTACCTGGAAGAACAAGCGGCGGCGCAGGATCGTCAAGCTCCAAAATCAAATTCTACAGGACATGAATGGGCAAATCAATGAAGAAAGAAACACCTACTTCTTGCGGGCGGCGCCGACCTGGAAGCTCATCCAGAAGTTGAGGAAGGCGTAGGCCACCACGACGAGCACCACGTAGCCGTATTCCTTGGTCAGCTCCACCAACACCGCCATCGTCGTCTACCTTTGGTCTCTTCTCTGGAGTTTCTCTGGATTTTCTTTCTTCCTTCCTTGGAAACCGAGATTGGATGGGAATTGGGATGGAGCGAAGGTCTATATATAATATAGAGAGTGGAAGGCTCTGGAGAAGTCTCAGAATAAGTTCCTGCCCTCCGGCCCAAGAAAGCCTCGACCGATTCGCTCCCTCGGGCCCATCTCGGCCACGACCAACCGCCCAATGGGCCAGCCAGCACAGTAGTATTACTTTCCCTTTTTCTCTTCTAAAAAAAAATACTTTCCCTTTTTCTCCGATCTGTCCCTAACTTTTTCCAGCGAGGCATTGGAGATATTCCAGACGCCTTTTTTTTCAATAAAAACATTTCAAGACGATAGATACTAGTACTAGGTAAGTATTGAGTACTTTGttaccctcaaaaaaaaaaagtatTGAGTACTTACTAATTTGGAGTGAACACGTTCAATTGTTTTTACAATTTTGATGTTCGATTTGACCTGGAGAGAGCTTTGCCGCTAAGACTCT is a genomic window containing:
- the LOC123090840 gene encoding microsomal glutathione S-transferase 3; translation: MAVLVELTKEYGYVVLVVVAYAFLNFWMSFQVGAARKKYKVFYPTMYATEAENKDAKRFNCVQRGHQNSLEMMPLFFVTVLLGGLQHPVVAAALGLLYTVARFFYFKGYATGVPENRLKLGGLNFLAIIGLILCTASFGINLVIREAI